One Moorella sp. E308F genomic region harbors:
- a CDS encoding copper amine oxidase N-terminal domain-containing protein, translating to MTRKLNFIAAFLLAVTLALAAGGVAEAKSINATFWVGRDFYVFTDSTGEVQGNNPTMDVVPFIENDRAYVPVRYLAYALGVAEKDVAWDDETQTVTLRMDGTTLELKVGDKTLYVDGKPQVMDVTPLLRDGRVFLPARFVAEAFGYHVLWNDIMQHIKIYLS from the coding sequence ATGACCCGCAAACTTAACTTTATCGCCGCTTTCCTCCTGGCCGTGACGCTGGCCTTGGCGGCCGGGGGCGTGGCGGAGGCGAAGAGCATAAATGCTACTTTTTGGGTAGGAAGAGATTTCTATGTTTTTACTGACAGCACAGGGGAAGTACAAGGAAATAATCCTACAATGGATGTCGTTCCTTTTATCGAAAATGACCGTGCCTACGTCCCGGTGCGCTACCTGGCCTACGCCCTGGGCGTGGCGGAGAAGGACGTCGCCTGGGACGACGAGACCCAGACCGTGACTCTGAGAATGGACGGTACCACGCTGGAGCTGAAGGTAGGCGACAAGACCCTCTACGTCGACGGCAAGCCCCAGGTGATGGACGTGACCCCGCTTCTCAGGGACGGCCGTGTGTTCCTGCCCGCCAGGTTTGTGGCCGAGGCGTTCGGGTATCACGTACTGTGGAATGACATTATGCAACATATAAAAATATATTTGTCATAA
- a CDS encoding ATP-binding protein, with protein sequence MTAILGTVLTSTYDTFSFQSDKKVPAGTFVATPLGDDAFLLGRVTEAKASRLDATIYEADILRRGGPGKDGGFDFSAPDELADPGAEVYAPPLKAAAAALGLDADPAKSLFVGRAGDLDVCLRPESLFRHVFVGGTTGSGKSHFAGVLVEELAKLHLPAVVIDSQAEYLDLARSLGGKAVEPGRDYAVPLSSLTTEEAARMVAALESAAARDLFMFSFSALQAEITAGRRSGFGLKDLLRRMEQEGLHALRMDGYELRVAMARVEASIKRHRFLGAKEFNLDWAVLLKSGKPAAVDCSSLDMLQLQLVVGATMRELQRLRAAGKVPPFVLFLDEAHLLVPAEGDAPCKQVIRECVRVGRHYGIGVVLITQNPMDVDRKTIAQCNTRAIFALEPDQLAVLRGIKADAAPSVLRGLPKFPRGTCLLTGTYETVRHAVVVRVRERFFAGRGVFPCS encoded by the coding sequence TTGACCGCCATTCTCGGCACGGTTTTGACCTCGACCTACGACACTTTCTCTTTCCAATCCGACAAAAAAGTCCCGGCCGGCACTTTCGTCGCAACGCCGCTGGGAGACGATGCTTTCCTGCTCGGCCGCGTGACGGAAGCGAAGGCTTCGAGGTTAGACGCTACGATTTACGAGGCCGATATCCTCCGGCGCGGCGGGCCGGGGAAGGACGGCGGTTTCGACTTTTCCGCCCCCGACGAGCTCGCCGACCCGGGCGCGGAGGTTTACGCGCCGCCGCTGAAAGCCGCGGCCGCGGCCCTCGGGCTGGACGCCGACCCTGCCAAATCGCTGTTCGTAGGCCGCGCCGGGGACCTGGACGTCTGCCTGCGCCCGGAAAGCCTGTTCCGGCACGTCTTCGTCGGAGGCACCACCGGGAGCGGGAAATCGCATTTCGCCGGCGTGCTCGTGGAGGAATTGGCGAAGCTGCATCTCCCCGCCGTCGTCATAGATTCCCAGGCGGAATACCTGGACCTCGCCAGGTCGTTGGGCGGCAAGGCGGTTGAGCCGGGGCGCGACTACGCCGTGCCGCTGTCTTCCCTGACAACGGAAGAGGCCGCCCGGATGGTGGCCGCCCTGGAAAGCGCGGCAGCCCGCGACCTCTTCATGTTTTCCTTCTCCGCTTTGCAAGCGGAAATTACGGCGGGCCGACGGTCGGGGTTCGGGCTGAAAGATCTATTGAGGCGTATGGAACAGGAAGGCTTGCACGCGCTGCGGATGGATGGCTACGAATTGCGGGTGGCGATGGCCCGCGTGGAGGCATCGATCAAACGTCACCGCTTCCTGGGCGCGAAGGAATTTAATCTCGATTGGGCGGTCCTGCTCAAGTCTGGGAAGCCTGCGGCCGTCGATTGCTCCAGCCTGGACATGCTCCAGCTCCAGCTGGTCGTGGGCGCGACCATGCGGGAGCTACAGCGGCTGCGGGCGGCGGGGAAAGTGCCGCCGTTCGTCCTTTTTTTAGACGAAGCACACCTTTTAGTGCCCGCGGAAGGCGACGCCCCGTGCAAACAGGTGATCAGGGAATGCGTCCGCGTCGGGCGGCACTACGGGATAGGCGTCGTATTGATAACACAGAACCCGATGGACGTCGACCGGAAGACCATAGCCCAATGCAACACGCGGGCGATCTTCGCCCTGGAGCCGGACCAATTGGCGGTCTTGCGCGGCATTAAAGCGGACGCCGCCCCATCGGTGCTGCGGGGTTTGCCTAAATTTCCCCGCGGGACGTGCCTTTTGACCGGGACCTACGAGACGGTCAGGCACGCGGTGGTGGTGAGGGTGAGGGAAAGGTTTTTCGCGGGAAGGGGTGTTTTTCCTTGCTCATAA